The genomic stretch CGATAAATAAATCTTGTTTTTTGAATGGAATGCCAATTTTTCGAGCAACATTTTTTGCTGTACTTGGGCGTAGCTGCAGTAGGCCTCGAGCACCGACCGAGGAATAAGCATCACTGGCGAAGGCGCTCTCTTGTCTGGCAATGGCGTAAAGCCATTCAGGGCGAATCGTAGTTAATTTTGCTGAATCCAGCATATTACTGCGATAAGCTAACGGGAAGCGAATGGCCAAATCATCCCAGTGTCCTGCTTTGATAGTGGTATTTATCGCCTGCTGGTGCCAGCCCCATTGGTGAGCTATTTGAGTGGCGGCAAGCAATTGTGATTGGTTCAGTCCACTAATCGCTGCATACCATTCGCGTCTCGCAGGGATAAGTTCGCCCATCTGATAAAACTGCTGGGCACGTATGATATCTGCTTTGCCAGCAACAATGGCCCTATCGAAGTTTGTGACTAGTGAATTGTTATTAAAGCCATATTTTTGATTAATGCTTTCCGCGGCTAAAAAGCCGTAGTAGTTGCGTTCAGCTGCGAGCTGAATCAGCATGCCGCGAGCTTCAGTTAAGTGTTTGTTTTGCAATTGCCAGCTACGAGCAAGCCAATAGCGCCAGCTTGGTTTGATCTTATATTCGGTGGGTAGCAGAGCAATCCAGTGTTCAGCTTGGCTCCATTGCTGTTGACGAAGTGCCAGCCGAATACGCCACTCTGTTAAATAATTATCCTCGGCGTTTGGGTCGTGCACAATCAGCCATGGCAGGGCATCATCGCTACCCGATGCTATGATCTGGCGGGCTATTTTATCGCGAATATCGCTGTGTTGATGACTGCTGAATTGGATCATGCCGCGGTAATCGATCCATAATTTGGTCGCTAGCTGGTAATCTCTGGTGGCAAGTCGCTTTAAACCATGGCTGACAATATCTGCTGTATAAAGACTTTGATCAGAAAAATCATCAAATACCTTTAGCCGGCGCGGGTCACGATGAACGCTCAGTAGTCTGCGGCTATAAGGTTTTAATTCTGCAGAAGCGTGGTTGGATAAATAGCGGGCGAGTAAAAGGTTTCTGGCATTTACGGCTAGATTAATACGTTGCCAAACGAGTGCGTCTGTTTCAAACCCTGCTTGCTGCCATCGTTTGAATGAAGGGTTACAGGCATCGGGTAGTGAGTCTCCGCTAAGCCAGAGCGATTCAGTTTGTGCCAAGGCAGCTTGCTCAAGGCCAGATTGATAAAGTGCTTCGAGCCGCCAACAGCGCAATTCGTTGTTGGCAACATTGGCGTCGTAATCAGCTAACAGTGCCTGCCACTGTTTCTTTTGGGCCAGCGTTAGCAGCCATCGTTTACGGAGCTGTTTTCCAGCCACTGAATCACCGTGCCGCGATAAAAAATCAGTGACTTCAGCAGTGGGTAGGCTGCGTAATTTTTTTTCTAGCTGGGCTTTTTCCAAATAGGGGTAGAGCGGGTGTTCCGCCAGTTGTTCCAGGCCTTCCTGGGTTCGGGTCCTGTGCCCTTTCTTAATTGCCAGCAGGGTTTGTCTATAGAGTTGTTGGTGTTCAGCCTCAGCGGTAGTAGTCAGCATATTACTGGCATTGGCAGTGTTTATAGACAGCACCAACAGACCCAGCCACAAGCTC from Oceanicoccus sp. KOV_DT_Chl encodes the following:
- a CDS encoding transglycosylase SLT domain-containing protein, giving the protein MTQETQTKYFRFFTRSLWLGLLVLSINTANASNMLTTTAEAEHQQLYRQTLLAIKKGHRTRTQEGLEQLAEHPLYPYLEKAQLEKKLRSLPTAEVTDFLSRHGDSVAGKQLRKRWLLTLAQKKQWQALLADYDANVANNELRCWRLEALYQSGLEQAALAQTESLWLSGDSLPDACNPSFKRWQQAGFETDALVWQRINLAVNARNLLLARYLSNHASAELKPYSRRLLSVHRDPRRLKVFDDFSDQSLYTADIVSHGLKRLATRDYQLATKLWIDYRGMIQFSSHQHSDIRDKIARQIIASGSDDALPWLIVHDPNAEDNYLTEWRIRLALRQQQWSQAEHWIALLPTEYKIKPSWRYWLARSWQLQNKHLTEARGMLIQLAAERNYYGFLAAESINQKYGFNNNSLVTNFDRAIVAGKADIIRAQQFYQMGELIPARREWYAAISGLNQSQLLAATQIAHQWGWHQQAINTTIKAGHWDDLAIRFPLAYRSNMLDSAKLTTIRPEWLYAIARQESAFASDAYSSVGARGLLQLRPSTAKNVARKIGIPFKKQDLFIAENNITLGSNYLKELLEVFSGNHILATAAYNAGPHRVKKWLNNQSSALPYDIWIETLPFHETRNYVQNVLAFSIIYGHRLGITTSLTGDTPLLIGRDQ